A single genomic interval of Megalobrama amblycephala isolate DHTTF-2021 linkage group LG15, ASM1881202v1, whole genome shotgun sequence harbors:
- the LOC125246764 gene encoding cingulin-like protein 1 isoform X1: MEQVRAELLQERAARHDLECDRIRLERQNKDLRSRVSQLEGSQRSGTDAAISKLQLQVHELEERLLGEEKENGELQQLNRRLERRMKELTLHLEEERLSLQDQRDQLALRLKTLKRQLDEAEEEMERLENSKKKLQRDLEEQQELNEQLHTEICGLRRNNRPNKLQPTADDEDDEDETDAALDTQ, encoded by the exons atggAGCAGGTGAGAGCAGAACTGCTGCAGGAACGAGCCGCTCGACATGACCTGGAATGTGACCGAATCCGTCTGGAGCGTCAG AATAAGGATCTGCGGAGCCGTGTGTCGCAGCTGGAGGGATCTCAGCGCTCCGGGACGGACGCCGCCATCTCCAAACTCCAGCTCCAGGTTCACGAGCTGGAGGAGAGGCTGCTGGGAGAGGAGAA GGAGAACGGAGAGCTGCAGCAGCTGAACCGCCGGCTGGAGCGCCGCATGAAGGAGCTGACGCTGCACCTGGAGGAGGAGCGGCTGTCGCTGCAGGACCAGAGAGATCAG CTGGCACTGCGTCTGAAAACACTGAAGCGTCAGCTGGACGAGGCCGAGGAGGAGATGGAGAGGCTGGAGAACAGCAAGAAAAAGCTGCAGAGAGACCTGGAGGAGCAGCAGGAGCTGAACGAGCAGCTGCACACCGAGATCTGCGGCCTCAG GCGCAACAACAGACCCAATAAACTGCAGCCTACagctgatgatgaagatgatgaagatgagaCTGACGCAGCACTAGACACACAATAA
- the LOC125246764 gene encoding cingulin-like protein 1 isoform X2: protein MEQVRAELLQERAARHDLECDRIRLERQNKDLRSRVSQLEGSQRSGTDAAISKLQLQVHELEERLLGEEKENGELQQLNRRLERRMKELTLHLEEERLSLQDQRDQLALRLKTLKRQLDEAEEEMERLENSKKKLQRDLEEQQELNEQLHTEICGLRRRLTQ, encoded by the exons atggAGCAGGTGAGAGCAGAACTGCTGCAGGAACGAGCCGCTCGACATGACCTGGAATGTGACCGAATCCGTCTGGAGCGTCAG AATAAGGATCTGCGGAGCCGTGTGTCGCAGCTGGAGGGATCTCAGCGCTCCGGGACGGACGCCGCCATCTCCAAACTCCAGCTCCAGGTTCACGAGCTGGAGGAGAGGCTGCTGGGAGAGGAGAA GGAGAACGGAGAGCTGCAGCAGCTGAACCGCCGGCTGGAGCGCCGCATGAAGGAGCTGACGCTGCACCTGGAGGAGGAGCGGCTGTCGCTGCAGGACCAGAGAGATCAG CTGGCACTGCGTCTGAAAACACTGAAGCGTCAGCTGGACGAGGCCGAGGAGGAGATGGAGAGGCTGGAGAACAGCAAGAAAAAGCTGCAGAGAGACCTGGAGGAGCAGCAGGAGCTGAACGAGCAGCTGCACACCGAGATCTGCGGCCTCAG GCGCAGGTTAACCCAGTAA